The following coding sequences lie in one Aricia agestis chromosome 18, ilAriAges1.1, whole genome shotgun sequence genomic window:
- the LOC121735789 gene encoding distal membrane-arm assembly complex protein 2, translated as MALNLSRYILRRSRTTSRNYCEYKSLYEKHEAGKQPKKVFGQEYPEWKKPWIEREGEWKSKLSLFVERSPPMEIMNTLQKAPYVTTDDVKDWWKSMQVMQEIKNQEFLPERVAALGYNLAAVHFFTYRGCAVRLKDSNHWIIGDFNTLKLPDQYTEGYNVEAVDCSNFNNKGLRYEGVKNLTGLTCLKWLSLRNNKHIDVWCLDRIAGQNGRSLEFLNITGCDLCVGGVHAIARMTNLKMLVIDDPGDNMDLQVALAMLEEENPELLICIDNEQTTEVFMF; from the exons ATGGCATTAAATTTAAGTCGTTACATATTGCGGAGGTCACGTACAACCTCTCGAAATTATTGCGAATATAAGTCGCTATACGAAAAACACGAAGCTGGTAAACAGCCGAAGAAAGTGTTCGGTCAAGAATACCCCGAGTGGAAGAAACCTTGGATCGAGCGGGAAGGGGAATGGAAAAGCAAGTTGTCTTTATTCGTCGAAAGAAGCCCTCCTATGGAGATTATGAATACTCTACAAAAAGCGCCGTACGTGACTACTGACGATGTGAAAGATTGGTGGAAAAGCATGCAGGTTATGCAGGAAATCAAGAACCAAGAGTTTCTACCGGAGAGAGTGGCGGCGTTAGGCTATAACCTGGCAGCTGTACATTTCTTTACATATCGTGGTTGTGCAGTGAG ACTCAAGGACAGCAATCACTGGATAATAGGGGACTTTAACACACTAAAACTACCAGATCAGTATACTGAGGGCTATAACGTAGAAGCAGTAGACTGTAGTAACTTTAATAACAAGGGCTTAAGGTATGAAGGCGTCAAAAACTTAACAGGACTGACATGTCTCAAATGGTTATCTTTGAGAAACAACAAGCATATAGACGTATGGTGCTTAGATCGGATCGCGGGACAGAATGGCAGATCGTTAGAATTTCTGAACATAACTGGATGTGACTTATGTGTGGGTGGCGTCCATGCCATTGCAAGAatgacaaatttaaaaatgttagtcATAGATGACCCTGGAGACAATATGGACCTGCAAGTGGCCCTCGCTATGCTCGAAGAGGAAAACCCTGAACTGTTAATATGCATAGACAATGAACAAACTACTGAA gtttttatgttttaa